One genomic region from Isachenkonia alkalipeptolytica encodes:
- a CDS encoding dUTP diphosphatase has translation MDLFKIQDYMEKEIQDFASISENALGEENTFDLRFLALQVKTGELANLTKCYKYNAKTPEISEEKLFLRALDAFQLLLSIGNVHQLNFITLDAIEAVPGEENQIKTFSAIFDGIAKLRTVLESGDYYHGLNLYIRLFAHYIYLARHLKIDFEKIYRYFLMRYPIPESLLEKTD, from the coding sequence ATGGATCTGTTTAAAATTCAGGACTATATGGAAAAAGAAATTCAAGACTTTGCCAGCATCTCCGAAAATGCTCTGGGAGAAGAAAATACTTTCGACTTACGTTTCCTGGCCTTGCAGGTGAAAACCGGGGAGCTGGCCAATCTGACCAAATGCTACAAATACAATGCCAAAACACCGGAGATTTCCGAGGAGAAACTGTTCCTAAGAGCCCTAGATGCTTTCCAACTGCTTCTTTCCATCGGTAATGTCCACCAACTGAATTTCATAACCTTGGATGCCATTGAAGCTGTACCCGGGGAAGAAAATCAGATTAAAACCTTTTCAGCGATTTTTGATGGAATTGCAAAGCTTCGCACCGTCCTGGAAAGCGGGGATTATTACCATGGACTGAATCTGTACATCCGGCTTTTTGCCCACTATATCTACCTGGCGCGGCATCTGAAGATTGATTTCGAAAAGATATATCGGTATTTTTTGATGCGGTATCCGATTCCCGAAAGTCTTTTGGAAAAAACTGATTAA
- a CDS encoding acetate uptake transporter family protein, with product MSQSNQAKEWSNPTPAGLVALAIACFCFFALLTGRVTEAALPLLGIWLLGGFVVQVIVAIIDLKGGNTTGGNTFLFFSAFFMLVGGLEMIYKFQMASSNVVLDARIDGWAWMVLTIVILLWTPAFLKTPLVLSLIVFALNIALPFITLMDLEILSADFAFIPAYALLVAGILGIYMSAAMIVNGAFGREVYPMPGPILKDRKAETAEVEKTAAAALAEDRKAATSLS from the coding sequence ATGAGTCAAAGTAATCAAGCCAAAGAGTGGTCTAATCCCACACCGGCAGGCCTGGTGGCCCTGGCCATCGCATGTTTTTGTTTTTTCGCCCTTCTTACGGGAAGAGTCACCGAGGCGGCATTGCCCTTACTGGGAATCTGGCTGCTTGGCGGGTTTGTGGTACAGGTCATTGTGGCCATTATCGACCTTAAAGGCGGAAACACCACCGGCGGAAACACCTTCTTATTTTTCAGCGCCTTTTTCATGCTGGTGGGAGGACTGGAAATGATTTATAAGTTTCAAATGGCCAGCAGCAATGTGGTGCTGGATGCCCGAATTGACGGATGGGCCTGGATGGTCCTGACCATCGTGATTTTACTATGGACCCCGGCGTTTTTAAAAACCCCCTTGGTCCTTAGCTTAATCGTCTTTGCCCTAAACATTGCACTGCCCTTTATCACCCTGATGGACTTAGAGATTTTATCCGCGGATTTCGCCTTCATTCCCGCCTATGCCTTATTAGTAGCAGGCATTTTGGGGATTTATATGTCCGCGGCGATGATCGTAAACGGCGCCTTCGGTCGGGAAGTTTACCCGATGCCCGGTCCGATTTTAAAGGACCGGAAAGCTGAAACCGCTGAAGTGGAAAAAACCGCTGCGGCTGCCCTAGCAGAAGATCGAAAAGCAGCTACCTCGCTAAGCTAG